CTATGTAGTGAATTTTTggatacttatatttttaaaataattttcagtaaatatttaattgttatgtattgtcgaaagttatttaaataactgtgataataaagttttttcctTAAGCAGAAATAACTATTGTTATAgtaatcataataaaattatttaaatcattcaacttgtgtaaaaaaaaattgtaagaaattgatcttaatatttaatttattttataatttcttaattaataataaataactttgattTACATGAGGGGTAGCGAACCAATGGTAATCATGCTATTATATAAGCACGCGACATATTTTGGGCACGTCACTGATCACAAAATTCATTATCCACTAcgaaaaaaagtttgaaataGGTATCATATGAGAAGCGAACGCGCGTGATCCCTACTCTACGGAATGtgtcaaaaaaatcacaaagtCGAATTTAGTTAATGCATCGTATATACCTCATTAAACATTTACACAGAAAAAATGGCATGTTAATAAATAGAGGTTCACCATACCTGATTGAAACAAAGTAGGTTAAGGGCGTTAGACACATGATACttgattgtaaaaaaaccttaggtaacaataaattaaaatactgttCACTACACTCATTCCTGCGTATACACATCTGGTCGTTCACCCGAAGCTATATGTCGACGTCTCCAAACCGCTGCCAACACGTTAGGTGCCTGGTTTCGGAAATGGAGGATCGAAATTAATCCTAGCAAAAGCGCGGCGCTCTACTTTTCACGCCAGAAAGGGGCTGCTCTTCCGTCCATTAAACTCATGGACAGCCCAATACCTTGGGAAGACCAAGTTAAATACTTAGGTGTCATATTAGACTCTAAACTTAACTTCTCCGCTCATGTGACCCGGGTCAGGAACCGCGCGGCTTTCATCCTAGGTCGTCTTTCCGCGTTGATTAAtagaaagagtaaaatgtcccttcggaacaaggtgacactctataaatcagtagttcgtcccgtcatgacgtatgctagtccggtattcgcgcacatcgccccgaaacaaatacatcgacttCAGGTGATTCAGAATAGATTCATGCGTAGAGCCACGGGAGCCCCGTGGTACATGCGCAACAGCGATCTCCATATAGACTTGGACTTGCCCACCATTGCCCAACACCTGAAGttggcgtcgcgtcgttattttgactctgccgtcggtcatcctaatccgctagttgtaggtgccgccacctacaatccaatcgcgctcggtaagtttcgtcgggattatcgtagacctaggcacgttcttgactttcaagacgatgtaattactatcgcccaggctaagctcaaacatcacaaacagatcacacgccgcagtcgatgtcggctgcgacaatcattctcgcgatacggcctcatagcaggcaggttttctcctattaatagtagaagcgttgctggagtttcttccgccacttcttctcccagcgctaacgctttccgaagtggtagtaatgttagctgtattaataatagcaatcagataatagcaaccgatcaagccgaggttcggccctctcgggcacccttgaatcggaatgctaaacgcgtaatgagtgacagcccaagccgaggtcccctctcgggggcccttgcgcccagtcactccatggagcgtccaccgaagcgacctaagagctcggtgacctcccaatccggtaataataacgaagtaacagcccgagccgaggctcctgagggagccctcgagcctagttactcttaaacgaggtttaggctaagcgccatctgcgcccggccacctcaagcccggtgaaactgtaaatgcctcctcaaggcaaacagtgactactcagtcacaaaaaaaaaaaaaaaaaaaaaactacactcattcaatgtttaaaaaaaaaactagattttatgttcaatattaacatttacacTGCCAATATGAAACGTTATTCATGACCAACCAAAGTTTCCCAAATCAAAAAAGTAAGAGGTTGCTAAATATGACTAACAACGTATCGTTTTTCCATCACATCATTTAACATCAGATGGGATTGTGGTCAAGAGCTGgcttcaatataaaaaaaatatcatgaaTAGCCGATAGTATAGTGATTTTATTCATTGTATGTTGAAAGATTAATATGCATTGTAATGAAAGATAGTGCTCTATAgaccaaatatatttttatgaaagatTTTTAGAACTCCAATCGATGGTTTAAATCGcgatatataataaataacttagtaCTTAGAAAgctatcaataattttaagtagcAATGGTctataaatctttgtttttttttaattatgcaatTCAAGTTATGAGCTAtatgttttatgaataaaaaaagtgaATAGCGGATATAAATTTCTGTCAAGTACGCAAAAACTCTACGATACTATGACATGTGACCTTTTCTGTAATCATTAgaaattaatgattatttttaggGATCATTCCttaatatttgtgattttttttaaatctcttaGTTTTAagttctttaattaataaatataaatcttataagtttttaaataaaccggTAATATGCAATATTAATTGTCGTAAGATTACAACGGGTATGGATTTGgaataattaatcaaaacaaatttttgatTACCTATAAAGTTTGGTGGAGTTGTTTGTCATATGTcagtttagtataaaaattaagcaGTATATTTTTCTACTGTCAACAATCAATTTTCTACTGTCAAAAATTCAAAACCcttgaaaaatatacattaaatatgtttactaCATTtagcgttttattttatttattactagctgtcggccgcgactcACTTCgtgtggtattaaaaaaatattagtagcctatgtattcttccagactgtgttacTATATACTTACTTATATATACTCCCTGGTTCTATATCcataacaaatttcatcgagatccatgcagcccttttggagataccttgtaacaaacatccatccatccatccattggcatttatagtagtagtaagattagtaagataataatatcataatctattcaatttttgtatgaaagttttcttttaattaatataaaattttaatttgtaggAATGTttcaagtaattaaatttattttatgacgaTGTTAtcaatataacaatttatttagaaaaatcatAGCCACaagaatacattaaaaattactacattttattaatttttaattaaaaatattatatgaacaaaaaaagtaaattactaaaatattaatcacaACGTTGCAGTTGAGAATAATCATCATTTTACAGAATCAAAACATAAATTCGAAGAACTTTAAGATAAAAGCTTCATTGAAAATAAGTTaagcttttcttttttttaacaaggAACATGATTTATTGCGATACCTGTACGAAATGAAGACCTTCCGAGAATTGTGTtagaaaaatttttattttctttttttatgttccCTCTGAAGTCGgttcctaaaataaaatttaataaaagtctGGAATTGTATTGTGTTTtggttgttttaatattttttgaaattcgaatatttgagttataaatatcgTGAAATAACAATCTTTATTTGCATTATGCACAAAACTAACTTTGACGTTAAAAAAGCAATTCATATGTATGAAAGTTATAGCAAATGATAATAAACAGATTtgtttgtaacataaaaagtttaagaaatacaaataaggTAAGATTACAAGAATTAGAAATGATAGGTGTACGGATTATTGGTGGATTGTACAAATCCTTATGTTTTTGAAAACAAGCTATAGACGAGAGTAAGTATTGAGTGACTCTAGTTGTCCGTTACAAGGATATTACAAAGATATAAGaagactagctatcgcccgcgactccgtccgcgcgcagttaaaaaaaactaaatgggggggggggggggttatgaaaaatagatgttggccgattctcagacctactgcatacacaaaatttcatgagaatcggtcaagccgtttcggaggagttcaagttcgaaccccgtgacacgagaattttatatataagataggtGTGCCACGACCGTGGTAAAGGAGAAATCAGTATTACAACTCTGTAGGACTAAggtgaatgtttatttattaccctttactaatttaaaactaagaCACTTAAAAATTCCTTTTCTGTGcaataataattagaaaaagTGCAAACTGTACATtatacatgtatatatttagGACAAAATTGTCagcaaaagaaataatatgttGTTTGCAATATTGTTGTGtagaattgaaaataataagtgACGACTTTAGCATTTTAGCGATAttgtagttataaattaattaatatgcatgaattatatgttaataacGTTCATATGCCATAACGTGAGATGCAGTTTATTGAAGAACCGTGTTTAGTTTCGTAacgttttttaaaacaataaaaaatataatctgacggtatcatatttttttgttattaaatatttacgatTAGTGATGTTTTCAACGTTGTTTAAAGATAAGTGATGTTGTTTAAGATAAGAGATAAAAGGATAGCCGATAATTTTTTACGGTAGTGTTACGCTCACAGTTTTGACGTGTGACAATTGTAACCAATTGTTCAATTGTTTCTGCAATTACAAGTAagtcattgttttattttaaatcttactaatatttaaatgcgaaagtttagatgcaTGGATAGATGGagggatagatggatggaatgGATTCTGTTTGTTagaagtatctccggaaccgcTCAACGGTTCTGGacaaaatttggcacagatttagaacatagtctgtaagaacacataggctacttattatgtttttttttaattccgcgcggacacctagtatattaatacaagtacTTAAGTAGTATATTAAAGTAACAGTAACTTGAAATTGGTATAAAATTATGAGATACGAGTGTAAATAGACGTAGATAGTATGTGACACATTTGTTACGAAAAGTAGCCTGAGAAAACAAAAGGTTCatctattttctaaataaaataaactctacAGGTAAAGgcagagttttatttttagttttggGGCAAGAGTATCTCAACTTCTTATTCTCAACTTGATCTCTAGATCTGGCTAAAATCTTAACTAGAACTTAGTTTGTCCTttgaactatattttttttatttaatttcagtaaCCATGGAAAGGTCAGTCTTTAAACCGGTGGATTACGCCATCATGACAGCGTCCGTAGTGATTTCCATTGTTATTGGACTCTACTTTCGTTTTAGTGGCGGAAAACAGAAGACAAACGAGGTTTGGATCACGTTTTTgatagtttaataaaacttaaaagaaaaaatacttaaatatttgcCTTTGGTTTCAGGAGTACCTATTAGCGAACCGAAACATGTCTATATTTCCTATTGCGATATCTTTAATGGCTTCCTTCATGTCTGCTATAACTCTTCTTGGAGTGTCTGCcgagaattattattatggaATGATATTTGTGATTGTCAATTTAGGTTATGGTCTAGGTACACCAATAGCCTGCCAGTTTTACTTGCCAGTATTTTTCGGGCTGCAAAAGACAAGTGCATATGAGTATTTGGAGATGAGGTTTGGACCAACGATACGAATCCTAGCTTCACTAACATACACATTACAGATGATATTATACAGTGGAGTAGTGTTATACGCACCGTCGATTGTTCTCGAAACTGTTACAGGATTGACAAGAATCGTATCTATTCTAGTTGTAGGTTTAGCCTGCACTTTGTATTCAACTTTAGGAGGCATGAAAGCTGTTGTGTTTACTGACTTACTGCAATCTTTACTAATGTTTGCAGCCGTAATAAGCGTAGTTGTGTTTACGTCATTAGAACTTGGaggattttttcaaatatttgaaattgctAAGGAAGGAGGCCGTTTAGATTTTTCAAAGTAAGTATTGCTAGTAGCATTTACATTAAGTTTAACCAGAAGTATTAATGTCTCTCATCAGTTTCAGTGTGGACCCGACAGAGAGACATACCTGGTGGTCACTCCTCATCGGCGGTGTTATAAATTTCTTGTCATTGTATGCAGTCAACCAAACTCAGGTAGTTTACTTAGTGTAGGGAAGTTTTATTGAGGATTGAGTGAAGGTTCTTATTTAAGTGATAGAGGCAAAAGAGTAAGCGGTTTACAAAGCTAAGTAACAATTCAAAACAACTAGATAAAAAAGCTAGGGGACTTGGAAATATCTACTAGAATATTAGGAAATGATGgatataaatgtttactatTGTGTCAGGTGCAACGTTTGCTGACAGTGAGTACACTGGAACGATCAAAGAGTTGCCTGTGGTGGAGTTGGCCGGTTCTTTGTGTGCTAAGCCTGGCGACATGTGTCAGCGGCCTCGGGATATATGCGGTCTATAAGGACTGTGATCCATTTACCAGTGGAAAGATAACTGCGGTAAGTAATTTCCTTAAAGTAACTTGTGAATTTAGTAGTGTTAGAGGCGTGCTATTGCCTTATGAAAACGGAAATCTGCACAAATTTCTCTTGGTGCCCGTTTTTTCACGAATCCGTGGCTAATGGCGTAATCTACTTATACAATGTGGATCAAAAGGgcgataaaaaaagttaatagtccccaaaaataaatatacaatggTACGGTATATACTTTGCTATCTTTTTCATTGTTGCGCCTGTAGCGTTAGAGGTGCCTTTCGATTCGTATTCTTCTCCTGATTATTTTAAGCAGGCGTTAGTGTgttgttttaatgaattattttaatgtctttCATGTAGATTGACCAGTTGTTACCTTACTACGTGGTGCACGCGATGGGCGCTGCGCCGGGTCTCGCCGGTCTGTTTGTGGCGGGAATATTCAGCGCCTCGCTCTCCACCATATCGTCCTCTTGCAATTCTCTCGCTGCTATAACACTAACAGATTATTTTGGCAGGTAATATATAGGTAAATCTGAACAGGCTTTGCTGAATCTTAGTCGTTATTAATATGACGGTAGGATAATAACCGTTACGTATTATACTTTTTGATTTTGATCGTCTTTGTTAAT
The Papilio machaon chromosome 8, ilPapMach1.1, whole genome shotgun sequence DNA segment above includes these coding regions:
- the LOC106720744 gene encoding putative sodium-dependent multivitamin transporter, with protein sequence MERSVFKPVDYAIMTASVVISIVIGLYFRFSGGKQKTNEEYLLANRNMSIFPIAISLMASFMSAITLLGVSAENYYYGMIFVIVNLGYGLGTPIACQFYLPVFFGLQKTSAYEYLEMRFGPTIRILASLTYTLQMILYSGVVLYAPSIVLETVTGLTRIVSILVVGLACTLYSTLGGMKAVVFTDLLQSLLMFAAVISVVVFTSLELGGFFQIFEIAKEGGRLDFSNFSVDPTERHTWWSLLIGGVINFLSLYAVNQTQVQRLLTVSTLERSKSCLWWSWPVLCVLSLATCVSGLGIYAVYKDCDPFTSGKITAIDQLLPYYVVHAMGAAPGLAGLFVAGIFSASLSTISSSCNSLAAITLTDYFGRCCKLSASSTLWLTKMAACGYGLLFLTLAFLAQYLGGVLQSAMTIFGAVGGPLLGVFTLGMFTTFANELGACIGLLSGLSLTLWISFGGPRPSIAKLSVSTEGCSHNVTMLTSVPTAASDYFYLYRISYMWTGLIGFVWVLLVGTVISQLVRHQQPWEKVGKPHPDPALFTPPLAARLRTRYENKNTNKSTVE